In the genome of Bacillota bacterium, one region contains:
- a CDS encoding YigZ family protein, which yields MLSEYLTVAKASEIVLIERKSKFIGRAKPVSTVEEAEEFIAEISKKHWDATHNVYAYVVGNQAEQQKCSDDGEPSGTSGLPTLEAIKSLDMVNVVVVTTRYFGGTLLGRGGLIRAYGGAAAEALRAAGIVRYVPHQRIKVTVDYTLMGKVQNELVNSGVIIHDTEYLAEVTFSVDVLPDQVDQIYRMLQEITADQFQWQPDVQVYHQIPVENLP from the coding sequence TTGTTAAGTGAGTACTTAACTGTGGCGAAAGCCAGTGAAATAGTTTTAATTGAGCGCAAATCCAAGTTTATCGGCCGGGCAAAGCCGGTCAGCACAGTTGAAGAAGCGGAAGAGTTCATCGCCGAAATCAGCAAAAAGCACTGGGATGCTACCCATAATGTCTACGCTTATGTTGTCGGCAACCAGGCTGAGCAGCAGAAATGCTCTGATGACGGTGAACCAAGCGGCACTTCCGGACTGCCTACCCTAGAGGCGATCAAATCTCTTGATATGGTTAATGTAGTGGTCGTAACCACCCGCTATTTTGGCGGCACACTCCTCGGCCGGGGAGGTTTAATCCGCGCTTACGGCGGTGCAGCCGCGGAAGCACTGCGGGCAGCGGGAATTGTCCGCTATGTGCCTCACCAGCGCATTAAGGTAACCGTAGACTACACCTTGATGGGCAAGGTCCAGAATGAACTAGTCAACAGCGGTGTGATAATTCATGATACTGAGTACCTTGCGGAAGTAACCTTTAGTGTGGATGTCCTTCCTGATCAAGTTGATCAGATTTACCGCATGCTCCAGGAGATCACTGCGGATCAGTTCCAGTGGCAGCCGGATGTCCAGGTATACCATCAGATTCCGGTCGAAAATTTACCATAG
- a CDS encoding TPM domain-containing protein: MLFLILAVTPVVAAAFPKPVGYVNDFAGILNSGSRAHITAIAESLAEEQGIELAVVTISDIGDEILENYAVDLFAEWGIGGPEDSGILILLVLESRDLRVETGYGIETVLPAGKVGAILDQYVIPHLAKNDYNTGLVEAARVFQAVLSDESFELDRKTDDSGDLTAFLVFVAIAIFISVMARKQPPNTPGGTGGSGTGGRGYPRTVIVPTTRIPRSGGGGRSGGFGGFGGGRSGGGGASRKF, translated from the coding sequence GTGTTATTTTTGATTTTGGCAGTAACACCGGTTGTTGCAGCTGCTTTTCCTAAGCCGGTCGGATATGTCAATGACTTTGCAGGTATCCTCAACAGCGGCAGCAGGGCACATATTACAGCCATTGCCGAATCTCTGGCAGAGGAGCAGGGAATAGAACTAGCAGTTGTAACAATTTCAGATATTGGTGATGAGATTTTAGAGAACTATGCTGTAGATTTGTTTGCAGAATGGGGAATAGGTGGTCCGGAAGACAGCGGTATTTTAATTCTACTGGTACTTGAATCCCGGGATCTGCGGGTTGAGACCGGATACGGCATTGAAACCGTGCTGCCAGCTGGAAAAGTGGGCGCCATTCTTGATCAATACGTCATCCCGCATCTAGCGAAGAATGATTACAATACCGGATTGGTTGAAGCTGCAAGAGTTTTTCAAGCAGTATTGAGCGATGAGTCTTTTGAATTAGATAGAAAAACCGACGATTCAGGTGACTTAACAGCATTTTTGGTTTTTGTTGCGATAGCTATCTTTATCTCAGTGATGGCCCGCAAGCAGCCTCCAAATACTCCGGGGGGGACAGGTGGTTCCGGAACCGGAGGCAGAGGGTATCCCCGCACTGTAATTGTTCCGACTACCCGGATTCCGCGCTCCGGTGGGGGAGGACGCAGCGGAGGATTCGGAGGATTTGGCGGAGGACGCAGCGGTGGCGGCGGTGCCAGCCGTAAATTCTAG
- a CDS encoding RNA-binding transcriptional accessory protein: MDIIHQIAQELKISAKQVEQTVKLLDEGNTIPFIARYRKEATGELDEVVIRNLADRLSYLRNLETRKSEVLSLIAEQDKLTEEIQKQIQSAVTLQALEDIYRPFRPKRRTRASIAKEKGLEPLADLIFEQSGAALDKLAEPFISEEVDSIEAALQGAADILAERFADDPNLRQTARHFTWNYGVIVCEAANKEPSEQDLEFKMYFDYQEPVHKIPPHRVLAINRGERLKALKVKLSVEPEPIYRSFAKKLITSSTSPGSQWLHAVIEDSYQRLLAPSVEREIRNQLTETAEEHSIAIFAKNLRQLLMQAPVRGRNLLGIDPAYRTGCKVAALNSYGDLLATATIYPHDPRNQWEQSLQVLAEMVDKHKIDLITIGNGTASRETEQLVAELIKNHNRKLEYLVVNEAGASVYSASDLARQEFPELDVSMRGAVSIARRVIDPLAELVKIDPKSIGVGLYQHDVNQKELAKALGEVVESCVNYVGVELNSASPALLRHVSGLTAPVAERISAYRSEIGGFTSREQLKEIKGLGAKTFEQCAGFLRIAQSTDPLDNTAVHPESYPLARQILRLIGYETQDLNTSLPEIRAKLKTLDPKAVAAELNAGEPTVRDILAALAQPGRDPRDELPPPFFRADVLEISDLRPGMILKGTVQNVVDFGAFVDIGVQKAGLVHISQISEQYISHPTDVLQVGDIVTVQVLSVDEAQGRISLTMKIKQHP; encoded by the coding sequence ATGGATATTATTCACCAAATAGCTCAGGAACTAAAAATTAGTGCTAAACAAGTGGAGCAAACAGTTAAGTTATTAGACGAAGGCAACACCATTCCCTTTATTGCGCGCTATCGTAAAGAAGCAACCGGGGAGTTAGACGAAGTAGTAATCCGCAATCTCGCTGACAGATTGAGTTATCTGCGCAATCTGGAAACACGCAAGAGTGAGGTGCTAAGCTTAATTGCGGAGCAGGACAAACTGACAGAGGAAATTCAAAAGCAGATTCAAAGCGCGGTAACTCTCCAGGCCCTGGAAGACATCTATCGACCATTCCGGCCTAAGCGCCGCACCAGAGCTTCGATCGCCAAAGAAAAGGGGTTGGAACCCCTTGCAGACTTGATTTTCGAGCAGAGCGGCGCAGCTCTGGACAAGCTGGCTGAACCTTTTATCAGCGAAGAAGTGGATTCGATCGAAGCGGCGCTTCAAGGGGCAGCCGATATTCTCGCGGAACGCTTTGCCGATGATCCAAATCTGCGGCAGACAGCCCGCCATTTTACCTGGAATTATGGCGTGATTGTCTGCGAAGCGGCCAATAAGGAGCCTTCGGAGCAGGATTTGGAATTCAAGATGTACTTTGATTACCAAGAACCGGTCCATAAGATTCCCCCCCATCGGGTGCTGGCGATCAATCGAGGGGAACGGCTGAAAGCTTTAAAAGTTAAGCTTTCTGTCGAACCGGAACCGATTTATCGCAGCTTTGCCAAAAAGCTGATCACTTCTTCTACCAGTCCCGGATCCCAGTGGCTGCACGCTGTGATTGAAGACAGCTATCAGCGGCTGCTGGCACCAAGTGTGGAGCGGGAAATCCGCAATCAGCTGACGGAAACTGCGGAAGAACACAGCATTGCCATCTTTGCCAAGAACTTAAGGCAGCTGTTGATGCAGGCTCCGGTGCGCGGCAGAAATCTGTTAGGCATTGATCCGGCGTACCGCACCGGCTGTAAGGTCGCTGCGCTCAACAGCTATGGCGACCTGCTGGCAACTGCGACAATTTATCCTCATGATCCCCGCAATCAGTGGGAGCAGTCGCTGCAAGTGCTGGCTGAGATGGTTGATAAACATAAGATCGATTTAATCACGATCGGCAACGGCACTGCCAGTCGCGAAACAGAACAGCTGGTGGCAGAACTGATTAAAAACCACAACCGCAAACTAGAATATCTGGTGGTGAATGAAGCCGGAGCCTCAGTTTATTCCGCATCAGATCTAGCCAGGCAGGAGTTTCCGGAACTTGATGTTTCCATGCGGGGAGCAGTCTCAATTGCCCGCCGGGTTATTGATCCACTGGCAGAACTGGTTAAAATCGATCCTAAATCAATTGGTGTCGGCCTCTATCAGCATGATGTCAATCAAAAGGAGCTGGCCAAGGCTTTAGGGGAAGTTGTGGAAAGCTGCGTCAACTATGTGGGTGTGGAGCTAAACAGCGCTTCTCCCGCTTTACTGAGGCATGTTTCGGGCTTAACCGCACCGGTTGCGGAAAGAATATCTGCGTACCGCAGCGAAATCGGAGGATTTACCAGCCGGGAGCAGCTTAAAGAAATTAAAGGTTTGGGAGCAAAGACATTTGAGCAGTGCGCCGGATTCCTGCGCATCGCCCAAAGCACAGATCCTCTCGATAATACCGCTGTGCATCCTGAATCCTATCCCTTAGCCCGGCAGATTCTGCGGTTAATCGGATATGAGACCCAAGATTTAAATACATCGCTTCCAGAAATCAGGGCTAAGCTGAAGACCCTGGATCCCAAAGCGGTTGCTGCAGAGCTTAATGCCGGTGAACCTACAGTCCGAGATATTTTAGCCGCCCTGGCCCAGCCGGGCAGGGATCCCAGAGATGAGCTTCCTCCTCCGTTCTTTAGAGCAGATGTGCTGGAAATCTCTGATCTGCGTCCGGGGATGATCCTCAAAGGCACTGTCCAAAATGTGGTTGACTTCGGCGCCTTTGTTGATATCGGCGTTCAAAAAGCGGGATTGGTCCATATCTCCCAGATCAGCGAACAATACATCAGCCATCCCACCGATGTTCTGCAGGTCGGGGATATTGTGACCGTGCAGGTGCTCAGTGTCGATGAAGCGCAGGGCAGAATCAGTTTAACGATGAAAATCAAACAGCACCCGTAA
- a CDS encoding LemA family protein, with the protein MKKGSLVLGIIVILLVALIGGVVSSYNSLVSMETAVDSSWAEVENLLQNRADLIPNLVATVRGYASHEEGVFSEIANARSRLIGAGSASEALEANQQLESALSRLLVIVEQYPQLKADTHFTRLMDELAASENKIAQGRRRYNQAVEAWNVKIKQFPTVVIANMFGKQARPFFEARPGAEEVPQVQF; encoded by the coding sequence ATGAAAAAAGGTTCTTTGGTCTTAGGCATTATTGTAATTCTTTTAGTGGCTCTTATCGGTGGAGTCGTCTCCAGCTATAACTCGCTGGTAAGCATGGAAACGGCAGTAGATTCCAGCTGGGCAGAGGTTGAAAACCTGCTGCAGAATCGGGCTGATTTAATTCCCAATCTTGTGGCAACCGTGAGAGGCTACGCCAGCCATGAAGAAGGAGTATTTTCGGAAATTGCTAACGCCCGTTCCCGTTTGATTGGTGCCGGTTCTGCTTCAGAAGCGCTGGAAGCTAATCAGCAGTTAGAATCAGCCTTAAGCCGTTTGTTGGTAATTGTTGAGCAGTATCCCCAGTTAAAAGCGGATACGCATTTCACCCGCTTAATGGATGAGCTGGCTGCTTCTGAGAATAAAATTGCTCAGGGGCGCCGCCGCTACAATCAAGCGGTTGAGGCGTGGAATGTGAAAATCAAACAGTTCCCGACAGTTGTGATCGCTAACATGTTCGGAAAACAAGCGCGGCCGTTCTTTGAAGCGCGTCCGGGAGCAGAAGAAGTACCGCAGGTACAGTTTTAA
- a CDS encoding nucleoside triphosphate pyrophosphohydrolase family protein encodes MGLAGEAGEVCDYLKKVVFHGHELDAQKVEEELGDVLWYLANLADAVGLSLSEIAEKNIAKLRKRYPNGFEQVRSQERG; translated from the coding sequence ATGGGCTTAGCCGGTGAAGCAGGAGAAGTCTGCGATTATCTGAAAAAAGTAGTTTTTCACGGCCACGAGCTAGACGCTCAGAAAGTGGAGGAAGAGCTGGGAGATGTGCTCTGGTATCTGGCTAACTTAGCGGATGCTGTAGGCCTTTCCCTCAGCGAAATTGCGGAAAAAAACATTGCTAAATTGCGTAAGCGCTATCCAAACGGCTTTGAGCAGGTTCGCTCGCAGGAGCGCGGATAA
- the lepB gene encoding signal peptidase I, translated as MQVKRTKSPLQEWIETIVGAAVLTAFIIIFIAQSFVVDGSSMMPTLENNQRLLVDKLTYRFREPRHGDIVVFKYPANPKEEFIKRVIAVPGDAVAIAGGKVYVNGVVIEEDYIAETTIRGFNPHIVPEGHYFVLGDNRNNSLDSRDPRVGFVPRENIVGRAIWSYWPLDRIHIFRMPEAFAGIADQE; from the coding sequence ATGCAGGTAAAAAGAACTAAATCGCCGTTGCAAGAGTGGATTGAAACGATTGTCGGGGCAGCCGTACTTACTGCTTTTATTATTATTTTTATTGCGCAGTCATTTGTTGTGGATGGAAGTTCAATGATGCCTACGCTTGAAAATAACCAGCGGCTGCTGGTGGATAAGCTGACATATCGGTTCCGGGAACCCCGGCATGGAGATATTGTAGTTTTCAAATATCCGGCCAATCCTAAAGAAGAATTTATTAAACGAGTCATTGCTGTGCCGGGAGACGCTGTTGCGATTGCCGGCGGAAAGGTATATGTTAACGGCGTTGTAATCGAAGAAGATTATATTGCCGAGACCACAATCAGAGGATTCAACCCTCACATCGTTCCCGAGGGCCATTATTTTGTCTTAGGGGACAACCGCAATAACAGTTTAGACAGCCGCGATCCTCGGGTAGGATTCGTACCGCGGGAGAATATTGTCGGCAGAGCAATTTGGTCTTATTGGCCTTTGGATCGAATTCATATTTTCCGGATGCCGGAAGCTTTTGCCGGGATTGCTGATCAGGAGTGA